One Mycoplasmopsis caviae DNA segment encodes these proteins:
- a CDS encoding BC85_0335 family putative methyltransferase — translation MISASINLSKEVKIGLVSSAIIFVIIAFVVYMILLAKTRKIRNELSTKEAQRAHEAIIKLRGEELGEFPKELKEFLKSKLDDYDLENLINTIYLNDAKDVLLVGQNLEYPTALFKNKSLAQISLEKKNMDVSLWNRAVLELPQYFSTQPNFIELDQIKSNNQRYKLIFAINSKQTNQELFDTYYSLLEENGMLVVLQNSNTKVGYKVLARHLKISKIIYELSYVKSGFLYIVKPAENKINQQSN, via the coding sequence ATGATTAGTGCATCAATAAATTTATCAAAGGAAGTAAAAATTGGCCTAGTTTCTTCTGCAATTATTTTTGTAATTATTGCTTTTGTTGTCTATATGATTTTACTTGCAAAAACACGTAAAATTAGAAATGAATTAAGCACCAAAGAAGCTCAAAGAGCACATGAAGCAATAATTAAATTGCGTGGTGAAGAATTAGGTGAATTTCCAAAAGAACTCAAAGAATTTTTAAAAAGTAAACTTGATGACTATGATTTAGAAAACCTTATTAATACAATATATTTAAATGATGCTAAGGATGTTTTATTGGTTGGTCAAAATTTAGAATATCCAACTGCTTTATTTAAAAATAAATCCCTTGCTCAAATAAGTTTAGAAAAAAAGAATATGGATGTTAGTTTATGAAATAGAGCAGTATTAGAATTGCCTCAATATTTTAGCACTCAGCCAAATTTTATTGAACTTGATCAAATTAAATCAAATAATCAAAGATACAAACTTATTTTTGCAATTAATTCTAAGCAAACAAACCAAGAGTTATTTGATACATACTACTCACTTCTAGAAGAAAATGGTATGTTAGTAGTATTGCAAAATTCAAACACAAAAGTTGGCTACAAGGTACTTGCTAGACATCTTAAAATTAGCAAAATTATCTATGAATTAAGTTATGTCAAAAGTGGTTTTTTATACATAGTTAAACCAGCAGAAAATAAAATTAACCAACAAAGTAATTAA